The nucleotide sequence TCTTTACATTCTCCACAACCAGTGCATTTATTTTTATCTACTTCAATTTTTAAAATAAGAACACCTCACCCTTTCCATAATCTATTAATTCTTATTTATTATAAACACATATTATTATAAATTAATTATTTAAATTTATTATTAATTATTTAAATTATTATAATTTTAAAGTAGCTATTGAAACAGCTTTAAAACCAAGATAAACATCTTTTCCTAATTTTAAATTAAGATTTTCTTCTGCAGAACGTGTTATATTTGAATATAAATAAATTCCACCTACGTCTACTTTAACTCGAATCATTTCTTCATTTAAGCTAATTTCGGTTATCTGTCCTTTAAATATATTTCTGACACTTGATTCTTGTGGTTTCAACATTATAAATATGTTATCATAGCTAATAAGTGCTAATATCTTATCTCCAACATGATATTTTTCATTCATTGGAATTGTTATATCGATATTATTTAGCTTAATAGTCATTACTTGCTCTTCTTTGTTAATAGATATTACAATAGCTTCAAGCTCATTTACTTCTTTATGAAGTTCCATAATAGCATTGATTTTTTTACATTCTTTTAAAATCAGCTTTCCTTCTGAGGTTAGTTTTGCACTACCTCCTCCACCTTTTCCCCCTTTACTTGTTGATACAACAGATATTTCAAGTGAAGATTCAATTTTCTCTATATAATTGAGAGCCGTTCTATAAGATATTCTTGTTAGTTTAGCTGCTTCTGTGATTGATCCTAAACTATTTATATTATTTAAGAGTTGGAATTTTTTTGAATTTAGAAGAAAGTTATTCTCTCCAACATTTATTTTATATTCCACTCCTGCTTTAACCTTTGTCATGTCAATCCCCTAGTTATTCTCATTAATGCCCTTTCATCTGTTTTATAATATTGATTTTATATTATAAATAATACAAATTATATAATATCTTTATAGCTTTTTATTATTATAGATTTTGCTATTCATATTATTATTGTGTTTATGTTTTTAATATAGATATTTATTGTTATGATATCTAAATTCTGAAATAATAGGTTAAAATATAGGTTAATATAAATATATTATATAATTTGTAATTGTATAGAAAATATTATAGATATTATTATAGATAATAGTATAAAAAATTTTATAGATAGTATTTATAGAATCTTTAAAATCTACAAAAATGTCCTGCAAAGGTTTAAATAGTACATTTTACTACCTTTTATTAATAGATAATTTCAGTAAAATCATGAAAAATTAATTGAAATATTTAATATATTACCTTTTTTAATTCTTTAACTGAATTATTAAGTTTTATTATTATCTTAAATCATATATAGAATTATTTTAAGTTAATTAATTTAAATTATAAATTTAATTATAAATTTAATTATAGATTTAATTATAAATCTAATATAAATATTCCTATTATAAACATTTTTATAATTATTTTTTATAATTATTATAATATTATAAATTCACGGTGAAACTATGTATAAAATCGAATTATCTTCTGATGAAGTCCCAAAAAAATGGTATAATATTAATGCAGATCTTCCAGCTGAAATTCCTTCTCCAAAAAATAGTAAAGGGAAAAAACAAGTTGAATCTCTCCCTAAAATATTTTCAAAAGGAGTACTTGAGCAAGAATTTTCAACTGAACGATATATATCTATTCCTAAAGAAGTTAGAGATTTGTTCATGAGAATGGGTAGACCAAGCCCGCTTTTCAGAGCAAAATCTTTAGAAGAAAAGCTAAATACTCCAGCTAAAATCTATTATAAGAGAGAAGATTCGTCTCCAACAGGTAGTCATAAACTAAACAGTGCAATTCCACAAGCTTATTATGCAAAAAAAGATGGAATTGAACGATTAACTACTGAAACTGGTGCTGGACAATGGGGTACAGCCCTTTCTCTTGCATGTTCTCAAGTTGATATGGATTGTACAGTTTATATGGTTAAAGTCTCATTTGATCAAAAACCTTTCAGAAAAACTATCATGGGAATATATGGAGGAAAAGTTTTTGCTTCACCAAGTAAACACACAGAATATGGAAGAAAAGTTTCAGCTGAAAATCCAGATCATCCAGGATCTCTTGGTATAGCTATTTCAGAAGCTATTGAAGATGCACTTGTTAATGATGAGGTGTACTATTCTATTGGTAGTGCTTTAAATCATGTCATGTTACATCAAACAATTATAGGTCAAGAAGTTAAAAAACAATTAGAAATAGCTGAAGAAGAACCAGATGTAATGATTGGATGTGTTGGTGGAGGAAGTAATTTTGCAGGTTTTACTTTCCCATTTATAAAAGACAAACTTGATGGAAATAGTGATTGCGAATTTATTGGTGTTGAACCTAGTTCTTGTCCTACTTTAACACAAGGAACATATGATTTTGATTTTGGAGATAGTAGTGGTTTAACTCCTCTAATTAAAATGTTTTCTCTTGGGCATGATTTTATAGCTCCTTCTGTACATGCTGGAGGTCTTAGATATCACGGAATGTCACCTCAAGTCTCTTTACTTAAAGACCAAGGGTATATTGAAGCAAAAACAGCTAGCCAAGATGAAATTTTCAAAGCAGGAACTTTATTTGCTAAGGCTGAAGGAGTTGTTCCAGCACCAGAATCTAGTCATGCAATAAAAGTAGCTATTGACGAAGCTAAGAAATGTAAAGAAACTGGAGAAGAAAAAACAATAGTATTCAATCTATCTGGGCATGGTTTACTTGATTTAGTTGGATATGATAAATATTTATCTGGTAGTTTGCCTGTAGATTCTAAATAATAAAATACTTTGTATTTTAAACTTATAAAATATAAAAAGTATTTTATAAATAATAAGAGATTTTTATCTCTTTATTTTTAAATTTAATATTATAATTTTACTTTTTTGCCTATTTTATCTTTTTTATCTTTTTCTAACTATTTTTTACCTATTTTATCTATTTCATTTATTTACCTTTTAAATATTTTCAAATAATACATAAAATTGTAAATAAAACAAATAGAAATAGAATAGAAATAAAAATAAAATAAAAATAAAGCAAAAATAAAGTAAATATAAAATAAATATAAAAAATAGAAATATATAAAATTAAGAATATTTTACACAAA is from Methanobrevibacter sp. TMH8 and encodes:
- a CDS encoding TOBE domain-containing protein is translated as MTKVKAGVEYKINVGENNFLLNSKKFQLLNNINSLGSITEAAKLTRISYRTALNYIEKIESSLEISVVSTSKGGKGGGGSAKLTSEGKLILKECKKINAIMELHKEVNELEAIVISINKEEQVMTIKLNNIDITIPMNEKYHVGDKILALISYDNIFIMLKPQESSVRNIFKGQITEISLNEEMIRVKVDVGGIYLYSNITRSAEENLNLKLGKDVYLGFKAVSIATLKL
- a CDS encoding TrpB-like pyridoxal phosphate-dependent enzyme; translation: MYKIELSSDEVPKKWYNINADLPAEIPSPKNSKGKKQVESLPKIFSKGVLEQEFSTERYISIPKEVRDLFMRMGRPSPLFRAKSLEEKLNTPAKIYYKREDSSPTGSHKLNSAIPQAYYAKKDGIERLTTETGAGQWGTALSLACSQVDMDCTVYMVKVSFDQKPFRKTIMGIYGGKVFASPSKHTEYGRKVSAENPDHPGSLGIAISEAIEDALVNDEVYYSIGSALNHVMLHQTIIGQEVKKQLEIAEEEPDVMIGCVGGGSNFAGFTFPFIKDKLDGNSDCEFIGVEPSSCPTLTQGTYDFDFGDSSGLTPLIKMFSLGHDFIAPSVHAGGLRYHGMSPQVSLLKDQGYIEAKTASQDEIFKAGTLFAKAEGVVPAPESSHAIKVAIDEAKKCKETGEEKTIVFNLSGHGLLDLVGYDKYLSGSLPVDSK